From a region of the Synechococcus sp. PCC 7502 genome:
- a CDS encoding SEC-C metal-binding domain-containing protein, producing the protein MDELVKDLPIPQKIKGKNKINFTPATRQSKKVGRNEKCPCGSGKKYKKCCRKQEWRM; encoded by the coding sequence ATGGATGAATTAGTGAAAGATTTGCCCATACCCCAGAAAATTAAAGGAAAAAATAAGATTAATTTTACCCCTGCAACTAGACAATCAAAGAAAGTAGGGCGCAATGAAAAATGTCCATGTGGGAGCGGCAAGAAATACAAGAAGTGCTGTCGGAAACAAGAGTGGAGAATGTGA
- the dnaG gene encoding DNA primase: MSNPKLHQETIDQVSQRVDLVEVVSEHVVLRKSGANYRGACPFHKGTNQSALTVTPSKQVYHCFSCGASGNVFKFLMEIGDRSFNDVVIDLAQKYSIPVRTLEPAKSQELQQQLSIQEQLFEVVGLAASFFQHALFSPQGQNALEYLTHKRQLSIETIQTFQLGYAPAGWDTLYSYLVKQKRIPVSLVEQAGLIMPRKTGDGYYDRFRDRLMIPIHDTRSRAIAFGGRCLDNSEPKYLNSPETPLFSKSSILFAMDKARDAISKNDQAIVVEGYFDAIALHQAGINQVVASMGVALGQTQIRQLLRYTDSKKIILNFDGDKAGINAAERAIAGFKDLVYGGAVQLRILTIPSGKDADEFLKDKSPQAYQRLLQTIDRSEGGFLKLEDSIYSDPATVKELVHAAPLFLDWQIEQTLIGKDLNQADQFQECTQAFVKILNEIPDGSLRTHYIHGCAQRLAQHNSYLIPRLEQDLRRQLRQQRWYSHKHRANTPTSTLQIAETQLLQIYLHFPQHRSLITEMLEETDICFSLSHHRQLWQIIMDYPLSQTAENLITYLQIACAELPELSSQLSHVLWLDQNAQVALLRPTVVIKAAIARIQLIMTEKKYRYWRDLWEKIDLKTNPDLGYYYQTKIQAEQAQIQTLQKQVEITFTDLAEITDDDQERSYQLEASGLDF; the protein is encoded by the coding sequence CTATCGGGGAGCCTGCCCATTTCATAAGGGTACTAACCAATCTGCCCTAACCGTAACTCCTAGTAAGCAGGTCTACCATTGTTTTTCCTGCGGTGCCAGTGGTAATGTCTTTAAGTTTTTAATGGAAATTGGCGATCGCAGCTTTAATGATGTGGTTATCGATTTAGCTCAGAAATATAGTATTCCTGTCCGCACCTTAGAACCTGCCAAGTCCCAAGAATTACAACAACAACTATCGATTCAAGAGCAGTTATTTGAGGTGGTGGGTTTAGCTGCTAGTTTCTTTCAACACGCCTTATTTTCACCCCAAGGACAAAATGCCCTAGAATATCTGACCCATAAGCGGCAACTCAGTATCGAAACCATCCAAACTTTCCAATTGGGTTATGCGCCTGCGGGTTGGGATACCCTCTATAGCTATTTAGTTAAGCAAAAACGCATACCTGTATCTTTAGTTGAGCAAGCGGGTTTGATTATGCCTCGCAAAACTGGGGATGGTTACTATGATCGATTTCGCGATCGCCTCATGATTCCGATCCATGATACCCGTAGCCGAGCGATCGCCTTTGGGGGTAGATGTTTAGATAACTCGGAACCCAAATACTTAAATTCCCCTGAAACACCTTTATTCAGCAAAAGCTCGATCCTGTTTGCCATGGATAAAGCACGGGATGCTATCAGTAAAAACGATCAAGCAATTGTGGTCGAAGGCTATTTTGATGCGATCGCTTTGCACCAAGCAGGGATTAATCAAGTGGTGGCAAGTATGGGTGTAGCTTTGGGGCAGACTCAAATTCGGCAATTGTTACGTTATACAGATTCTAAAAAGATCATCCTTAATTTTGATGGAGATAAGGCAGGAATTAATGCAGCAGAACGGGCGATCGCCGGTTTTAAAGATTTAGTCTATGGTGGGGCGGTACAACTACGCATTTTAACGATTCCCTCTGGTAAGGATGCCGATGAATTTCTCAAAGACAAGTCACCGCAGGCATATCAAAGACTATTACAAACTATCGATCGCAGCGAAGGCGGATTTTTAAAACTTGAAGATTCGATCTATAGCGATCCAGCAACTGTAAAAGAATTGGTTCATGCTGCTCCTTTATTTTTAGATTGGCAAATTGAGCAAACGTTAATTGGTAAAGACTTAAACCAAGCCGATCAATTTCAAGAATGTACCCAGGCATTTGTCAAAATTCTCAATGAAATTCCCGATGGTTCTCTCCGCACACATTATATTCATGGCTGCGCCCAACGACTGGCACAACATAACTCCTATTTAATTCCTCGCCTCGAACAAGACCTGCGCCGCCAATTACGCCAACAACGGTGGTATAGTCATAAACATCGTGCCAATACCCCAACTTCAACCTTACAAATTGCCGAAACTCAACTTTTACAGATTTACCTGCATTTTCCCCAACACCGTTCCCTAATTACGGAAATGCTAGAGGAAACTGATATTTGTTTTAGCCTTTCCCATCACCGCCAACTATGGCAAATCATTATGGATTATCCATTAAGTCAAACTGCGGAAAACTTAATCACTTACTTGCAAATTGCCTGTGCTGAATTGCCCGAACTATCTAGTCAACTGTCCCATGTGCTCTGGCTGGATCAAAATGCTCAAGTGGCTTTACTGCGTCCAACTGTGGTAATTAAAGCTGCGATCGCCCGCATTCAACTAATTATGACCGAGAAAAAATATCGTTACTGGCGTGATCTTTGGGAAAAAATTGACCTTAAAACTAATCCAGACCTTGGTTACTATTATCAAACCAAAATTCAAGCGGAACAGGCACAAATTCAAACTCTCCAAAAACAAGTAGAAATTACATTTACCGATTTAGCCGAAATTACCGATGATGATCAAGAGCGCAGCTATCAACTGGAAGCGTCGGGATTAGACTTTTAA